A part of Aegilops tauschii subsp. strangulata cultivar AL8/78 chromosome 2, Aet v6.0, whole genome shotgun sequence genomic DNA contains:
- the LOC109736817 gene encoding uncharacterized protein produces MDTESQVKKVQLPAKFLACVKQGSWLRTSVGYKPPNQSFLSSSEWGVLLQSGSSFVDIPMIDQKFYQNKLHLYREELKVIGVRFEFQEASAYIGSRLMSMAASNTLIRENVYSLLWLIRFLREKVLSPSELINSVKDGQWMKSTLGYRSPVGCIIYDSDWAVASCISSQPFLDVKFYGEDILTYKPELQLLGVLVVFEDSYKCVIDNFKFSSAAITPEATVLILKCIRHVSSCDTFIRKLKDLKWVKTSVGFRAPNESFLVDPRWECLLKVFDGVPVVDFRFYGSKISPYKEELEKTGLITNLKAASKAIAHLFEQMVLNSSLPKASVLALLACYRQLKTQGALPVELLSCMLNEKWLCTSLGFRSPKDAILFNAEWKSLSSVANLPFIDDGDSNHGLSKEIHGYKDELKLLGVTTEVKAGARFVINGINIPKDPLHMSAATVLSLLGSIQSWLGSSSNFPKGFLEKIKGCSWLRTKVGFRCPDESILFDPKNSSIRIEDGPFIDEAFYGSEIASFRDALAAIGVSVDVRHGHELVARHLKSHKNRATISRIYTYLKECNWEPANKTSNWIWIPNKKKSGEWVSPLGCVLHDKDNLFSLQLHVLDKYYDKKLLDFFSHVFGVRNGPSAEDHCKLWSTWESSVDALSVADCSAFWQFIAKNWSKNMEKLLSACVKVPVCTDGTMVLSKKEDVFIPDDLLLKDLFDKLPNRSLFIWYPSSSLPSMSRAKLNNIYGSIGVQAISKAVGKNDSLTLENVSPTKAARGKVINVGMMKLVLAFLSDPALDISAEERHKIVSCLLDVTVLETSEPITVGYSVKLSSGAVLDVKATRKLRWERESSKLYMQKSKRAPGYKEKLEFATNFADEISQGLLFEKADQIPLLAELIKIGSLMGFHAAAVEYLLKSKNLQLFPEDEEFLNTASLGRSRNR; encoded by the exons ATGGATACAGAGTCTCAAGTCAAGAAGGTACAATTACCGGCTAAATTTCTGGCTTGTGTAAAACAGGGAAGTTGGCTTAGGACATCAGTTGGGTACAAGCCACCAAATCAATCATTTCTGTCCAGTTCTGAGTGGGGAGTTCTTTTGCAAAGTGGCTCCTCGTTTGTTGATATACCGATGATTGACCAAAAGTTCTATCAAAACAAGCTGCATTTGTACAGGGAGGAACTCAAGGTGATCGGAGTTAGATTTGAATTTCAGGAGGCATCAGCGTACATCGGCAGCCGCCTCATGTCTATGGCTGCAAGCAATACGCTGATCAGAGAGAATGTGTATTCACTCCTTTGGCTGATTCGGTTTCTTCGAGAGAAAGTTCTATCTCCAAGCGAACTCATCAACAGTGTCAAAGATGGACAGTGGATGAAGAGTACTCTCGGCTACAGGTCTCCAGTTGGGTGTATTATCTATGATTCAGACTGGGCAGTTGCATCCTGTATCAGTAGCCAGCCATTCCTTGATGTCAAGTTCTAtggcgaggacatccttacctACAAACCAGAGCTCCAGTTGCTTGGTGTTCTTGTTGTATTTGAAGACAGCTACAAATGTGTGATTGATAATTTCAAGTTCAGTTCGGCTGCTATTACTCCTGAGGCTACTGTACTAATCCTCAAATGTATCCGGCATGTGAGCTCATGTGACACCTTCATAAGAAAGCTCAAAGATTTGAAATGGGTGAAGACCAGTGTGGGGTTCCGTGCTCCTAATGAATCTTTTCTTGTGGATCCTCGATGGGAGTGCCTTCTAAAGGTCTTTGATGGGGTTCCTGTAGTTGATTTCAGATTTTATGGGAGTAAGATTAGTCCCTACAAAGAAGAGTTGGAGAAGACAGGGTTGATAACAAATTTGAAGGCGGCATCAAAGGCTATAGCTCACTTGTTTGAGCAGATGGTTCTGAACTCATCACTTCCAAAGGCGAGTGTCCTAGCCCTGCTAGCATGTTATCGGCAGCTGAAAACACAGGGTGCACTTCCCGTCGAGCTCTTGAGTTGCATGCTGAATGAGAAGTGGTTGTGCACATCGTTGGGTTTCAGATCCCCCAAAGATGCAATCTTGTTTAATGCAGAATGGAAGTCTCTATCATCAGTAGCAAACTTACCTTTCATAGATGATGGTGACTCTAACCACGGTTTAAGCAAGGAAATACATGGTTATAAAGATGAGCTCAAGTTGCTTGGTGTTACAACTGAAGTGAAAGCTGGTGCTAGGTTTGTCATCAATGGCATCAACATTCCCAAGGATCCTTTACACATGTCTGCGGCTACTGTCTTGTCGTTGCTCGGGTCCATTCAGAGCTGGTTAGGTTCTTCAAGTAACTTCCCAAAGGGCTTTCTAGAGAAAATCAAAGGCTGCAGTTGGTTGAGGACAAAAGTGGGGTTCCGATGTCCTGATGAGTCGATCCTGTTTGATCCAAAGAATTCTTCCATTCGCATAGAAGATGGCCCTTTCATTGATGAAGCATTCTATGGCTCGGAGATAGCCTCATTCAGAGACGCCCTTGCGGCAATCGGAGTATCTGTGGATGTTAGACACGGACATGAGCTTGTGGCTCGGCATCTGAAAAGCCACAAAAACAGGGCTACTATTTCTCGTATTTACACGTACCTTAAGGAGTGCAATTGGGAGCCTGCAAACAAGACGAGTAATTGGATCTGGAtaccaaataaaaagaaaagtgGAGAGTGGGTGAGCCCTCTGGGTTGTGTTCTTCATGATAAGGACAACCTTTTCAGCCTGCAGCTGCATGTCTTGGACAAATATTATGACAAGAAGTTGCTGGACTTCTTTTCACATGTTTTTGGTGTGAGGAATGGTCCTAGCGCTGAAGATCATTGCAAACTATGGAGCACATGGGAGAGCTCTGTCGATGCGCTATCTGTAGCTGACTGCTCTGCTTTCTGGCAGTTCATTGCTAAGAACTGGAGCAAAAACATGGAGAAGCTTCTTTCTGCGTGTGTCAAGGTTCCAGTTTGTACCGACGGAACTATGGTTCTGTCAAAGAAAGAGGATGTGTTTATTCCTGATGATCTACTTCTCAAGGATTTGTTCGACAAGCTTCCTAACCGGTCATTGTTCATATGGTATCCATCTTCAAGCCTGCCTTCCATGTCTCGAGCAAAGCTGAACAACATCTACGGTAGCATTGGAGTCCAGGCAATATCCAAAGCTGTTGGGAAGAATGATTCACTCACGTTGGAAAATGTCAGTCCAACAAAAGCTGCTCGGGGTAAGGTGATCAATGTTGGTATGATGAAACTGGTCCTTGCTTTTCTTTCCGATCCTGCTCTTGACATTTCTGCTGAAGAGCGGCACAAGATAGTTTCCTGCCTTCTCGATGTGACGGTGCTAGAGACCAGTGAGCCAATCACGGTGGGATACAGCGTGAAGCTATCCTCTGGGGCCGTTTTGGATGTGAAGGCCACACGGAAGCTCCGGTGGGAGAGGGAGAGCTCAAAACTCTACATGCAGAAAAGCAAGCGTGCACCAGGCTACAAGGAGAAGTTGGAGTTCGCGACGAACTTTGCGGATGAGATATCCCAGGGGCTGCTCTTCGAGAAGGCAGATCAGATCCCTTTGCTCGCGGAGCTCATTAAAATCGGTAGCTTGATGGGCTTCCACGCTGCCGCTGTCGAGTACCTTCTGAAATCAAAAAATCTGCAGCTGTTCCCTGAAGACGAAGAATTCCTTAACACTGCATCGCTAG GTCGTAGCAGGAACCGTTAG
- the LOC109736864 gene encoding uncharacterized protein has product MRSGGDVKSFFRQQKAHSGAAAATKPAGGVSKKQAAHHHQKQASAAHLLHPARAAVDHRGGADGTSEEKEEDAERKAREFDTDVRYGPCLGLTRAAALGLASLPHALCSDHQPCLWEGRV; this is encoded by the exons ATGAGGAGCGGCGGCGACGTCAAATCCTTCTTCCGGCAGCAGAAGGCCCactccggcgcggcggcggccacCAAACCCGCCGGCGGCGTCTCCAAGAAGCAGGCGGCGCACCACCACCAGAAGCAGGCGTCGGCGGCGCATCTCCTCCACCCGGCACGAG CTGCGGTGGATCACCGCGGCGGCGCTGACGGGACGAgcgaggagaaggaggaggacgcggagagGAAGGCCCGGGAGTTCGACACGGACGTGCGCTACGGGCCCTGCCTCGGCCTCACCCGCGCCGCCGCGCTCGGCCTCGCCTCGCTGCCGCACGCGCTCTGCTCCGACCACCAGCCGTGCCTCTGGGAGGGCCGCGTCTAG
- the LOC109736816 gene encoding histone-lysine N-methyltransferase ATXR2, with protein MARSGSGASPCDLDKEFAPQIAQLLAAPSLQSAQEYYEELIQSKKHDGIRVNYKGDHGKGVCANKDFAEGDLILKDQILVGAQHSLNKIDCVVCSYCFRFIGSVEFQIGHRLYFQSIASSIGCSSERHCHGSDVGSSTCSSGVTKEKSTTLPEEVIESLITGDVSLPFSDHFPLPEIIACQGCEEERYCSQSCADSDWESYHSLLCAGPNTEPPRRSALHKFVEHANETNDIFLVAAKAITFTMLRYKKLKRQNDFQNKSAESNFSLLMEAWKPLSMGFKKRWWDYVALPEDVDASDEDSFRQEIRDLAFTSLQLLKDAIFDAECAPLFSLEVYGHIIGMFELNNLDLVVASPVEDYFIHIDDLPDDKKEEAEKATAPLLDALDDDYAVPCDGTAFFPLQSCMNHSCCPNAKAFKRDEDNDGHAVIIALGPISKDEEITISYIDEELPYEERQAELADYGFTCTCSKCQEEKPN; from the exons ATGGCTCGGAGCGGCAGCGGCGCCAGCCCGTGCGACCTGGACAAGGAGTTCGCCCCCCAGATCGCCCAGCTCCTCGCCGCCCCTTCTCTCCAGTCCGCCCAG GAATACTATGAGGAGCTCATACAGTCCAAGAAACATGACGGCATAAGAGTCAACTACAAAGGCGATCATGGGAAAG GTGTTTGTGCAAACAAGGATTTTGCTGAAGGAGACCTTATTCTGAAGGATCAAATATTGGTTGGTGCACAGCACAGTCTTAACAAG ATTGACTGCGTCGTGTGTAGTTATTGCTTCCGCTTCATTGGTTCTGTAGAGTTCCAGATTGGACATAGACTGTATTTTCAAAGCATTGCTTCAAGCATTGGCTGCAGCAGTGAGAGGCACTGTCATGGAAGTGATGTGGGATCAAGCACTTGCTCTTCTGGTGTAACAAAGGAAAAGAGTACTACTTTGCCAGAAGAGGTCATAGAATCACTTATAACTGGCGACGTGTCACTGCCTTTCTCAGACCACTTCCCTTTACCAGAAATTATTGCCTGTCAAGGATGTGAGGAAGAGCGCTACTGCAG CCAATCATGTGCAGACTCTGACTGGGAATCCTACCATTCTTTGCTCTGTGCTGGCCCCAACACTGAACCACCCCGAAGATCTGCTCTTCACAAATTTGTAGAGCATGCTAATG AAACCAATGATATTTTCTTGGTTGCCGCCAAG GCtatcactttcaccatgttgagGTACAAGAAACTCAAAAGACAGAACGACTTCCAAAACAAATCAGCTGAATCAAACTTTTCTTTGCTTATGGAAGCCTGGAAACCACTTTCCATGGGCTTCAAAAAGAG ATGGTGGGATTATGTTGCTTTGCCTGAGGATGTTGATGCTTCCGATGAAGATTCATTTAGGCAGGAAATAAGGGATCTAGCATTTACG TCACTACAGCTTCTCAAGGATGCGATCTTCGATGCTGAGTGTGCACCAT TGTTTTCCCTTGAGGTGTATGGCCATATAATTGGCATGTTTGAGCTGAACAATCT TGATTTGGTCGTTGCATCGCCTGTTGAAGACTATTTCATACACATTGATGATCTTCCAGATGATAAGAAG GAGGAAGCTGAAAAGGCGACAGCGCCATTGCTAGATGCTTTAGATGATGACTATGCAGTTCCTTGTGATG GGACGGCGTTCTTTCCTCTGCAAAGCTGTATGAATCACTCATGCTGTCCAAATGCTAAAGCATTTAAAAGGGATGAG GATAATGACGGCCACGCAGTGATAATCGCTCTGGGGCCTATCAGCAAGGACGAAGAG ATCACCATCTCCTACATCGACGAAGAACTTCCCTACGAGGAGCGGCAGGCGGAGCTCGCGGACTACGGGTTCACGTGTACCTGCTCCAAGTGCCAGGAGGAAAAGCCCAACTGA